In Dioscorea cayenensis subsp. rotundata cultivar TDr96_F1 chromosome 11, TDr96_F1_v2_PseudoChromosome.rev07_lg8_w22 25.fasta, whole genome shotgun sequence, a single genomic region encodes these proteins:
- the LOC120271713 gene encoding vacuolar protein sorting-associated protein 52 A-like — MDDSTVDMQSNQRQAIDLSMFLGDLALDEGASRDDVSVEVPQEEPEECKNEDAESKLTEFVDDIIVPPRMVDIIVDGEVNEEYLKTLEALSKRLKFDEVDSIFKTSKALKDVQSQLERLRQKAVSKVFEFIVQKLYALRKPKTNIQFLQQSVLLKYKYSIIFLKEHGSEKYNEVRAAYIDTMDKIISAHVHAYIQAMEKLQLDLATSSDLIGVETKSTGLFLRGKEPSKNHSSVFALGDRINILKEIDQPSL; from the exons ATG GATGACTCTACTGTGGATATGCAAAGCAACCAGAGACAAGCAATTGATCTAAGCATGTTTCTTGGGGATTTAGCTTTAGATGAGGGTGCCAGCCG TGATGATGTGTCCGTAGAGGTGCCACAAGAGGAACCAGAAGAATGCAAAAATGAA GATGCAGAATCAAAATTGACAGAATTTGTTGACGATATTATTGTTCCACCAAGAATGGTTGATATAATTGTTGATGGAGAG GTCAATGAAGAGTACTTAAAGACTCTAGAGGCATTAAGCAAAAGGTTGAAATTTGATGAAGTTGATTCCATCTTCAAGACATCAAAAGCTCTTAAAGATGTTCAGTCGCAACTGGAAAGGCTTCGGCAAAAAGCAGTCTCAAAG gtattTGAATTCATTGTGCAAAAACTATATGCCTTGAGAAAGCCAAAAACAAACATTCAGTTCCTGCAGCAGAGTGTTCTTCTCAAGTATAA gtattcaattatttttttaaaagagcaTGGTAGCGAGAAATATAATGAGGTTAGAGCAGCATATATCGACACAATGGACAAG ATCATAAGTGCTCATGTTCATGCATACATACAAGCAATGGAAAAATTACAGCTGGATTTAGCGACATCAAGTGATTTGATTGGAGTTGAGACCAAGAGCACAGGACTCTTCTTAAGAGGAAAAGAACCTTCGAAGAATCATTCATCTGTTTTTGCTCTGGGGGATAGGATTAATATTCTAAAG GAAATTGATCAGCCATCATTG
- the LOC120272321 gene encoding uncharacterized protein LOC120272321: MNGSRPPMSAPMPPSSNAVASPAVRSLATPLQSHHPSPLSLGLIPLPPPRPPPPPLDVVSTEHSPVARVRLGDIMPYDGAPDGVYVRAVEALSGSLMRHNAAVIELSGEDSVVVRCALESAKMYFKARGQCGSWGKPGRLVYAFRAGRLSEDGDLSPPCINDAFKCLGKASRAALCAIAKHLRLRCDSFNHLLDDTPLPANEASSSVLVAAYSQASLQNGKGSSGGKYANEVEKGLLTLIASDSPAIQVYDPNGRWYLADSDLGPGDLLLLTGKALSHATAGLRPAASFRTAYENCPGIINGGRASLTFRLMPQSNAVLDCSPIAAAGHVIPQSYQPISVSRFMDDLSADEDVMGSLPDKTYETRNNAHPEPSLRSVLSDPLSGAFLEDAVVVSCGHSFGGNMLKKVLEMARCTLCNADIETGSLIPNLALRAAATAVKHEDDKRLFHNAALRKRRKEVGDHIDAFKRLSKENGEMTTDGDCLRQQKGVQYPFAVNEKVLIKGNRRTPDKFVGREAMITSQCLNGWYLLKILDSGESVRLQYRSLQKLSNSQTNDRIQPQQLLQSSS, translated from the exons ATGAACGGCTCCCGGCCGCCGATGTCAGCTCCGATGCCGCCTTCCTCGAACGCCGTGGCTTCTCCTGCTGTTCGGTCTCTTGCGACGCCTCTCCAGTCGCACCACCCCTCTCCTCTATCCCTTGGCCTCATCCCTCTTCCCCCTCCCCGTCCGCCGCCACCGCCGCTGGATGTTGTATCCACTGAGCACTCCCCTGTTGCTAGGGTTCGCCTGGGGGATATCATGCCCTACGATGGGGCGCCTGATGGTGTCTATGTGAGAGCCGTGGAGGCGCTGTCGGGGTCGCTGATGAGGCACAACGCGGCGGTGATCGAGCTGAGTGGTGAGGACTCTGTTGTTGTGAGGTGCGCTCTGGAGTCGGCGAAGATGTACTTCAAGGCAAGGGGGCAGTGTGGCAGCTGGGGGAAGCCAGGCCGGCTGGTCTACGCTTTCCGTGCCGGAAG GCTATCAGAAGATGGGGACTTGTCACCTCCATGCATAAATGATGCCTTCAAATGTTTGGGCAAGGCTTCTCGTGCTGCATTATGTGCAATAGCAAAGCACCTTCGTCTACGTTGCGA CTCTTTCAACCATCTGCTTGATGACACACCATTGCCAGCTAATGAGGCCTCCTCATCAGTGTTGGTTGCAGCCTATTCTCAAGCCTCACTACAGAATGGCAAGGGATCTTCAGGTGGCAAATATGCCAATGAAGTTGAAAAGGGATTGTTGACTTTGATTGCTTCGGATAGCCCTGCTATTCAG GTTTATGATCCGAATGGCCGTTGGTATCTAGCAGATAGTGACTTGGGCCCTGGTGATTTATTATTGCTTACAGGGAAAGCACTCAGTCATGCTACGGCTGGCCTTCGCCCTGCTGCTTCATTCAGGACAGCTTATGAAAACTGCCCAGGAATTATTAATGGTGGAAG GGCTTCATTGACATTTAGACTCATGCCACAAAGCAATGCTGTCTTGGACTGTTCTCCAATTGCAGCTGCTGGCCATGTAATTCCTCAAAGTTATCAGCCAATATCTGTAAGCCGGTTTATGGATGATTTATCTGCTGACGAAGATGTTATGGGAAGCCTTCCAGATAAAACTTAT GAAACTCGAAATAATGCCCATCCAGAACCATCACTAAGAAGTGTCCTGTCTGATCCCTTATC TGGGGCATTTCTTGAAGATGCTGTGGTTGTGTCCTGTGGACATTCCTTTGGTGGAAACATGCTGAAGAAGGTCCTTGAGATG GCTAGATGTACTCTCTGCAATGCAGATATTGAAACTGGGTCCCTAATCCCTAACCTTG CTTTAAGAGCTGCAGCCACAGCAGTGAAGCATGAGGATGACAAAAGATTATTCCATAATGCTGCTTTACGTAAACGACGAAAGGAAGTAGGAGATCACATTGATGCATTTAAAAGACTTAGCAAG GAAAATGGGGAGATGACTACAGATGGTGATTGCCTCAGGCAACAAAAAGGGGTTCAGTATCCTTTTGCTGTCAATGAGAAAGTGTTGATTAAG GGAAACAGGAGGACCCCTGATAAATTTGTAGGAAGGGAAGCAATGATCACCTCCCAGTGCTTGAACGGATG GTACCTGCTAAAAATCCTTGACAGTGGAGAAAGTGTTCGCTTGCAGTACCGATCCCTTCAGAAACTCTCAAATTCTCAGACCAATGACAGAATACAACCACAACAATTGCTTCAGAGCAGCAGCTGA
- the LOC120272681 gene encoding dehydrogenase/reductase SDR family member FEY: protein MESSSSGNGDDGRVKPKKQALGWFEWGRGWYSIIWEFLFQRISASHLENPLRLPPLPDLTCIVTGSTSGIGLSTARQLAEAGAHVVMAVRKTKLAHELIHEWQLERSGDFPPLNVEVMELDLLSLDSVVRFAEAWNARLGPLHVLINNAGIFSIGEPQRFSKDGYEEHLQVNHLAPALLSLLLLPSLIRGSPSRIINVNSIMHSVGCVDTEDMNVTSGRKKYTSLVGYANSKLAQIKFCSILHKRIPAEAGINVMCVSPGIVHTNVARDLPKIIIAAYHLIPYFIFDAQEGSRSSLFAATDPQVPEYCSVLKSEEWPVCPYISHDCRPMNISEEAHNLETSLDVWEKTLEMIGLPIDSLDKLIEGEEVQCRYRSAKD, encoded by the exons ATGGAGTCCTCAAGCTCTGGCAATGGCGATGATGGCCGTGTGAAGCCGAAGAAGCAAGCTCTTGGATGGTTCGAATGGGGTAGAGGTTGGTACAGCATCATCTGGGAGTTCCTCTTTCAGCGGATCTCCGCCAGCCACTTGGAAAATCCTCTCCGGCTGCCTCCTCTCCCCGACCTCACCTGCATCGTCACTGGATCCACCAGTGGAATTGGCCTCTCCACCGCCCG GCAGCTCGCGGAGGCCGGGGCGCATGTGGTGATGGCTGTGAGGAAGACGAAGTTGGCTCATGAGCTTATTCATGAGTGGCAGCTTGAAAGGTCTGGCGATTTTCCTCCGCTTAACGTTGAG GTTATGGAGCTTGATCTGCTTTCCCTGGACTCTGTGGTGAGATTTGCTGAAGCTTGGAATGCACGATTAGGACCTTTGCACGTATTGATCAATAATGCTGGGATTTTCTCTATAGGAG AGCCACAGCGTTTCTCAAAGGATGGCTATGAAGAACACTTGCAAGTGAATCATCTTGCCCCAGCATTACTATCACTCCTGCTCTTGCCATCTCTAATTAGAGGATCTCCAAGCAGAATTATAAATGTGAATTCCATT ATGCATTCTGTGGGCTGTGTTGACACAGAAGATATGAATGTTACTTCTGGGAGGAAGAAATACACCAGTTTAGTTGGATATGCAAACAGTAAACTAGCACAG ATAAAGTTTTGCAGCATCCTTCACAAGCGTATTCCTGCAGAAGCTGGCATCAATGTTATGTGTGTTTCTCCAGGAATTGTTCACACCAATGTT GCAAGGGATCTTCCGAAGATTATTATTGCGGCTTATCACCTAATTCCTTACTTCATATTTGATGCTCAAGAAG GGTCTAGAAGCTCACTCTTCGCTGCCACTGACCCTCAGGTCCCAGAATATTGTAGCGTATTAAAGTCCGAAGAATGGCCTGTCTGCCCATATATCTCTCATGACTGCCGCCCAATGAACATCTCCGAAGAAGCACATAATCTAGAAACCTCTCTCGATGTTTGGGAGAAAACACTAGAGATGATCGGACTCCCTATCGATTCTTTGGATAAACTTATTGAAGGTGAGGAAGTCCAATGCCGCTACAGGTCTGCGAAGGACTGA